The Rhodothermales bacterium genome has a segment encoding these proteins:
- a CDS encoding CBS domain-containing protein, with protein MGEHNVHKTVDPAATRRFTRQVIQDVRALEYMLDKGMFETGVARIGAEQELFLVDPSGQPANTVLEILKRADDERLVTELTRFNIEFNLDPCDLGGDCMSKLEKQINEVLAYVRQVAREEGSRVVMTGILPTLHLSDLTLENMTPMPRYYALNDAIMGLRTGPAQYAIRGTDELFFQHDNIMVEGCNTSFQTHFQVDPDDFAHTYNVAQLVAAPVLAAAANSPTLFGKRLWRETRIALFQQAVDTRSSNLYLREMSPRVHFGTCWVNESVTELYKEDIARFRVIMTSDFDDPFDILRQGQIPKLKALGVHNGTVYRWNRAIYGVAGGKPHLRIENRVLPSGPSVIDEVANSAFWFGLVLGLRKAYKDIRPLMDFDEAQSNFVAASRLGLGANLRWLDGGRYSTPELITDELIPIAREGLKDAGIDAADISRYLDIVDARVRTRMNGAQWQLESLAAMKREGSTRAERLDALVAATIARQETGAPGHEWGLASLAESTTLKRLRETRVEHYMSTDLFTVHQDEAVDFVAVLMDWRNIRHVVVEDNQHRLVGLIPHKRILRYLSSRDTVYADNPDVVVKDIMITNPVAVSPTTSIQEAVSLMRERKVGALPVVRDGQLVGIITESDFSRIAGKLLDERLEAE; from the coding sequence ATGGGAGAGCACAACGTCCACAAGACTGTTGACCCGGCCGCCACGCGCCGCTTTACCCGGCAGGTGATTCAGGACGTGCGTGCGCTGGAATACATGCTGGACAAAGGCATGTTCGAGACCGGCGTTGCACGCATCGGCGCGGAGCAGGAGCTGTTCCTGGTGGACCCCAGCGGGCAGCCTGCCAACACCGTGCTGGAGATCCTGAAGCGCGCCGATGACGAGCGCCTGGTCACCGAGTTGACCCGCTTCAACATCGAGTTCAACCTGGATCCCTGCGACCTCGGCGGGGACTGCATGAGCAAGCTCGAGAAGCAGATCAACGAGGTGTTGGCCTACGTGCGACAGGTCGCCCGCGAAGAGGGGTCCCGTGTAGTGATGACCGGCATTCTGCCCACGCTGCACCTGTCGGACCTCACGCTGGAGAACATGACGCCCATGCCGCGCTACTACGCGCTGAATGACGCGATCATGGGACTGCGAACGGGGCCGGCCCAGTACGCCATTCGTGGCACGGACGAGCTCTTCTTCCAGCATGACAACATCATGGTGGAAGGCTGCAACACGTCCTTCCAGACCCACTTTCAGGTGGATCCGGACGACTTTGCGCACACCTACAACGTGGCGCAGCTGGTCGCCGCGCCCGTGCTGGCGGCGGCCGCAAACTCGCCGACGCTCTTCGGGAAACGGCTGTGGCGGGAGACGCGCATCGCCCTCTTCCAGCAGGCCGTGGACACCCGTTCCAGCAACCTGTACCTGCGCGAGATGAGTCCGCGCGTGCACTTCGGCACGTGTTGGGTCAACGAGTCGGTCACCGAGCTCTACAAAGAGGACATCGCCCGCTTCCGGGTGATCATGACGAGTGACTTCGACGATCCGTTCGACATCCTGCGGCAGGGCCAGATTCCCAAGCTCAAGGCCCTCGGGGTGCACAATGGCACCGTGTACCGCTGGAACCGCGCCATCTACGGCGTCGCTGGTGGCAAGCCGCACCTGCGCATCGAAAACCGGGTCCTGCCCTCGGGTCCCAGTGTGATCGATGAGGTGGCCAATTCGGCCTTCTGGTTCGGACTGGTTCTGGGGCTGCGCAAAGCATACAAGGACATCCGGCCGCTCATGGATTTTGACGAGGCCCAGTCCAACTTCGTGGCGGCCTCACGGCTGGGGCTCGGCGCGAATCTCCGCTGGCTCGACGGAGGACGGTACTCCACGCCGGAATTGATCACGGATGAGCTGATCCCCATCGCTCGTGAGGGCTTGAAAGATGCGGGCATTGACGCCGCGGACATCAGCCGGTACCTGGACATTGTGGATGCCCGTGTGCGCACCCGCATGAACGGGGCTCAATGGCAACTGGAATCACTGGCGGCGATGAAGCGCGAGGGCTCAACCCGGGCCGAACGTCTGGATGCGCTGGTTGCGGCGACGATTGCCCGCCAGGAGACCGGAGCGCCGGGGCATGAGTGGGGACTGGCCTCGCTGGCCGAAAGCACCACACTGAAGCGTCTGCGCGAGACCCGAGTGGAGCACTACATGTCCACGGACCTGTTCACGGTGCACCAGGATGAAGCGGTGGACTTTGTGGCCGTGCTCATGGACTGGCGCAACATTCGCCACGTCGTCGTGGAGGACAACCAACACCGGTTGGTGGGGCTGATTCCGCACAAGCGCATCCTGCGCTACCTGTCTTCGCGCGATACGGTGTACGCCGACAACCCGGACGTCGTGGTCAAGGACATCATGATCACCAACCCGGTTGCCGTCTCGCCGACGACCTCCATTCAGGAGGCCGTTTCACTGATGCGGGAACGCAAGGTCGGGGCGCTGCCGGTGGTGCGCGACGGGCAGCTGGTGGGCATCATCACCGAGTCCGACTTCTCCCGCATTGCCGGGAAACTGCTCGACGAGCGCCTGGAGGCGGAGTAG
- a CDS encoding TlpA family protein disulfide reductase, translating to MVWAASVVYPKSQDPNRQDRFRAPGPSPGIAAIIMGTGRRSILDTALLVGLSTLVAVLLLRSSDLADAEKESSELVNQLVERTGSMSMSWGYSGRRFPRVWVADEERVGARGRELILLFGSGGCLSCLEREVAFLDSLSQVAPKGVSFAGLYYNDELSNSERPRILPSFPVYDTQDSRLHWFVGSVELPLLFYVVDGTIVSSFKPLDDDESLSRAFYATLAATWGSELPAFSDSDLVGVESSVFVDPLSWSVQAMPPSEAPPVRGKPIVVNFWATWCGACIEELPEFEILYEDLAGEVDFFFITTESEETVGRFLRRNPYRLPWYTVNERDLPTAVRPEVWPTTLLVNSGNQLVARHVGAARWNDPRVKSLLLGLE from the coding sequence ATGGTGTGGGCAGCAAGTGTTGTCTACCCGAAGAGTCAGGACCCGAATAGGCAGGATCGATTCCGGGCGCCAGGCCCGTCGCCCGGAATCGCAGCAATTATCATGGGAACTGGTAGGAGGAGCATTCTGGACACCGCACTTCTCGTCGGCCTCTCCACGCTGGTCGCAGTCCTGTTGCTCCGGAGTTCCGACTTGGCGGACGCTGAGAAGGAGTCCTCCGAACTCGTCAATCAACTGGTCGAACGCACGGGCTCGATGTCGATGTCCTGGGGATATAGTGGCCGGAGATTTCCGAGGGTGTGGGTCGCCGACGAGGAGCGAGTTGGGGCCCGGGGAAGGGAGCTAATTCTGTTATTTGGCTCCGGTGGCTGCCTCTCCTGTCTTGAGCGCGAGGTAGCTTTCCTCGACTCGCTTAGTCAGGTAGCCCCCAAGGGCGTGAGTTTCGCCGGATTGTACTACAACGACGAGCTTTCCAACTCGGAGCGACCCCGAATACTGCCCTCGTTTCCCGTCTATGACACACAGGACAGTCGCTTGCACTGGTTCGTTGGCAGCGTGGAACTGCCCTTGCTGTTCTACGTGGTCGATGGCACGATCGTCTCCAGTTTCAAACCGCTTGACGACGACGAGTCGTTGTCGAGGGCCTTCTACGCAACTCTGGCCGCGACTTGGGGCTCGGAGCTTCCGGCCTTCAGTGACAGTGACCTCGTTGGTGTGGAAAGCTCGGTTTTTGTAGACCCACTGTCCTGGAGCGTTCAGGCGATGCCACCCTCTGAAGCACCTCCCGTCCGAGGCAAGCCTATCGTCGTCAATTTCTGGGCTACTTGGTGCGGAGCGTGCATTGAGGAGCTCCCCGAGTTTGAGATCCTCTATGAGGACCTCGCGGGAGAGGTGGACTTTTTCTTCATCACCACGGAGTCCGAGGAAACTGTTGGCAGATTTCTCAGGCGTAATCCTTACCGGCTGCCTTGGTATACCGTTAACGAGCGAGATCTGCCTACCGCCGTCCGGCCGGAGGTTTGGCCAACTACTCTTCTTGTGAATTCGGGCAACCAACTAGTCGCTCGACATGTCGGTGCTGCAAGGTGGAATGACCCGCGGGTGAAGAGCCTCCTCCTCGGCTTGGAATGA
- a CDS encoding DUF547 domain-containing protein — protein sequence MRTALFTLVAILLVGFVALPEPYREVAKAVVTGPDEEALVQGVLEGGSVTAYETTYTRVLADVLTAEGLVHYDLLSKHPDWPTVVEGIEQFDFSTADTDARKLAFWLNAYNVHMMNLVLDRPGRDNVLGKDLGTVFFKRPVRVAGQMLTLDQIEHDLLREGEAAFEALRPSQFDPRIHVSLNCAAISCPRLWPEAYQADKLEAQLDKAMREYVNSPQHFRVEDGKLIASSLLKWFAEDFDRAGMPAGDWLLAHMSEDRPQYAELREHLRGRMAEEIDADFQYDWTVNRAG from the coding sequence ATGCGCACTGCACTTTTTACCCTTGTCGCGATTCTGCTGGTTGGCTTTGTAGCCCTGCCCGAGCCCTATCGGGAGGTCGCCAAAGCCGTTGTGACCGGTCCCGATGAGGAAGCGCTGGTGCAGGGCGTGCTCGAGGGCGGCAGTGTGACCGCCTACGAGACCACCTACACCCGTGTCCTGGCAGACGTTCTGACTGCGGAAGGTCTGGTGCACTACGATCTGCTGTCCAAGCACCCGGACTGGCCGACCGTGGTCGAGGGCATCGAGCAGTTCGACTTTTCGACGGCTGACACGGACGCCAGGAAGCTGGCCTTCTGGCTGAACGCCTACAACGTGCACATGATGAACCTGGTGCTGGACCGCCCGGGTAGAGACAATGTGCTCGGCAAGGACCTGGGCACGGTGTTTTTCAAGCGTCCGGTGCGTGTGGCCGGCCAGATGCTGACGCTCGACCAGATAGAGCATGACCTGCTCCGCGAGGGCGAAGCGGCATTTGAGGCACTGCGCCCATCGCAGTTCGATCCGCGCATCCATGTATCGCTGAACTGCGCGGCCATTTCCTGCCCGCGTCTCTGGCCCGAGGCGTACCAGGCGGACAAGCTGGAAGCCCAGTTGGACAAGGCCATGCGCGAGTACGTCAACAGCCCGCAGCATTTTCGCGTCGAGGACGGCAAGCTCATCGCCAGCAGTCTGCTCAAGTGGTTTGCCGAAGACTTTGACCGCGCCGGCATGCCGGCCGGAGACTGGCTGCTCGCCCACATGAGCGAGGATCGGCCTCAGTATGCCGAACTACGGGAGCACCTCCGCGGCCGCATGGCCGAGGAAATCGACGCGGACTTCCAGTACGACTGGACGGTTAACCGGGCCGGCTGA
- a CDS encoding M1 family metallopeptidase encodes MPISLPAVAGLILLAGSHVAQAPAKTDVYPKDYRVDMLNYAFHLTLSDDTDRIEGRAVIDVAFRGAGVDSLRLDLTSVEGATGMAVAEVLWNGTTTGHRHEDNVLWVDVPGVSAEDQYGQFEVRYGGVPARGLLIGPNKHGDRTFFSDNWPNWARDWLPTVDHPYDKATNEFIVTAPGHYQIACNGIQIEETNLEGGRKLTHWKNSVPIATWLYALAAAEFAVQHVTDFRGVPIETWVYRQDRDAGFYDFAVPTPHAMEFFSDYVGPYAYERLANIQSNSVGGGMEAATNIFYGDRSVTGNREVRWRNIIIHEVAHQWFGNAVTESDWDDVWLSESFATYFTLLFREHAYGREDFVAGLKDHREGFRRWIAENGTEFRTIHDNLDPISRGTVTTYQITYLRGAWVLHMLRNLVGDESWWQGIRTYYAEFMNLNATTEDFMRHMEEASGMELQAFFDQWLRRGGHPDLEVVWARGRDGQLRVRVNQSSDFILPVEIGIYAPGSDTPEVFSLPVRPGASDHAVRYDGEIERVVVDPRTVLMANWTLRAR; translated from the coding sequence ATGCCTATCAGCCTTCCGGCAGTAGCAGGCCTGATCCTGCTTGCCGGTTCGCACGTCGCCCAAGCGCCAGCAAAAACCGACGTCTACCCCAAGGACTACCGGGTAGACATGCTCAACTACGCGTTCCACCTCACGCTGTCGGACGATACCGACCGCATCGAGGGCCGGGCCGTGATTGACGTCGCCTTCCGGGGTGCGGGCGTCGATAGCCTGAGACTGGATCTCACGAGCGTGGAGGGTGCTACCGGCATGGCCGTCGCGGAGGTGCTGTGGAACGGAACCACCACCGGACATCGCCACGAAGACAACGTGCTCTGGGTCGATGTGCCCGGCGTCTCGGCGGAAGACCAGTACGGACAGTTTGAGGTGCGCTACGGGGGCGTGCCGGCACGCGGCCTGCTCATCGGCCCCAACAAGCACGGGGACCGCACCTTTTTCAGCGACAACTGGCCCAACTGGGCGAGGGACTGGCTACCGACGGTGGACCATCCCTATGACAAGGCCACGAATGAGTTCATCGTCACCGCGCCCGGCCACTACCAGATTGCCTGCAATGGCATCCAGATCGAAGAGACCAACCTGGAGGGCGGCCGGAAGCTGACACACTGGAAGAACTCGGTGCCCATCGCCACGTGGCTCTATGCGCTCGCCGCCGCCGAATTCGCGGTGCAGCATGTCACCGACTTTCGAGGGGTGCCCATCGAAACCTGGGTCTACCGTCAGGACCGTGACGCCGGCTTTTATGACTTCGCCGTGCCCACGCCGCACGCCATGGAGTTCTTCTCCGACTACGTGGGCCCGTACGCCTACGAGCGCCTGGCCAACATCCAGTCCAACTCCGTGGGCGGCGGTATGGAGGCGGCCACCAACATCTTCTACGGGGACCGCAGCGTGACGGGCAACCGGGAGGTGCGCTGGCGCAACATCATCATCCATGAGGTGGCCCACCAGTGGTTCGGCAACGCGGTCACCGAATCAGATTGGGATGACGTCTGGCTGAGCGAAAGCTTCGCCACCTACTTCACCCTGCTGTTCCGCGAGCACGCCTACGGCCGCGAGGACTTTGTGGCCGGCCTGAAGGATCATCGCGAGGGTTTTCGCAGGTGGATCGCCGAAAACGGCACGGAATTCCGCACCATCCACGACAACCTCGACCCCATCAGCCGCGGCACGGTCACCACGTACCAGATCACGTATCTGCGCGGCGCGTGGGTGCTGCACATGCTGCGCAACCTGGTGGGCGATGAGTCCTGGTGGCAGGGCATCCGGACCTACTACGCCGAGTTCATGAACCTCAACGCCACCACCGAGGACTTCATGCGCCACATGGAGGAGGCGTCCGGCATGGAGCTGCAGGCGTTCTTTGACCAGTGGCTGCGGAGAGGGGGGCATCCTGATCTGGAGGTCGTGTGGGCGCGCGGTCGTGACGGTCAACTTCGCGTGCGTGTGAACCAGTCCAGCGATTTCATCCTGCCCGTGGAGATCGGGATCTACGCGCCGGGCAGCGACACGCCGGAGGTTTTCTCGCTTCCAGTGCGGCCTGGGGCGTCAGATCACGCCGTGCGCTACGACGGCGAGATTGAGCGCGTCGTTGTCGACCCGCGCACCGTGCTCATGGCCAACTGGACCCTGCGAGCCCGCTAG
- a CDS encoding tetratricopeptide repeat protein has protein sequence MRAFTFALLVAVLGTSLTPEASAQVPQDPVLTASRLLVRGMTRSFLGDYDGALALFDQALRLQPDDAAIHGAIAEVHETQGDLNQASFYAERALSLAPEGPEHLRLASRLRRTTGDLVGSLEALDTLVGVRPRESAAHVERARVLVALEQRGEARAAYALADDLAPLPTPVLGELLEVHIDLGELQEAVSLTERMLSAEPAAPVALTRGQILVQLGRTEEAIESMQLALTLDPANQEAREALAELAPEATPEPPALDPAAMAQEAEENLRDVGLRVRALAANLSARDFATAERLLEDGLLFFPGQQALAMLGAELRLHQLRLEEARDLLEGVGGGAALRDLLQALESGSEPAVQLPATGSLRTGADAEDRSPLEWLLRGDALERQGQDAAAVRSWRRALEGAPDSPLLLSRLQ, from the coding sequence ATGCGCGCCTTCACATTTGCCCTGCTCGTGGCCGTGCTCGGCACCTCCCTCACACCGGAGGCGTCCGCGCAGGTGCCGCAGGACCCCGTGCTCACTGCATCGCGCCTGCTGGTACGGGGTATGACGCGCAGCTTCCTGGGAGACTACGATGGTGCCCTGGCGCTGTTTGACCAGGCCCTGAGACTGCAGCCGGACGATGCGGCCATTCACGGCGCCATCGCGGAAGTGCATGAGACTCAGGGAGACCTCAACCAGGCCAGTTTCTACGCCGAGCGCGCGCTTTCCCTCGCGCCGGAGGGTCCCGAACACCTCCGCCTGGCATCCCGGCTGAGGCGCACCACGGGGGATCTGGTCGGATCGCTCGAGGCACTCGATACCCTGGTGGGCGTGCGCCCACGGGAGTCGGCGGCTCACGTGGAGCGGGCCCGCGTGCTGGTAGCCCTGGAACAACGCGGCGAAGCACGCGCCGCCTACGCGCTCGCCGATGACCTGGCGCCGCTACCCACGCCTGTGCTGGGTGAGCTTCTGGAGGTGCACATTGATCTCGGCGAATTGCAGGAGGCGGTTTCACTCACAGAACGCATGCTGTCTGCCGAGCCCGCGGCACCCGTGGCGTTGACCCGCGGCCAGATTCTGGTTCAGTTGGGCCGGACGGAGGAGGCCATCGAGAGCATGCAACTGGCGCTGACCCTTGACCCAGCCAATCAGGAGGCACGCGAGGCGCTGGCAGAACTCGCGCCGGAGGCCACCCCGGAGCCGCCCGCCCTGGACCCCGCCGCCATGGCGCAGGAGGCAGAGGAGAATCTGCGCGATGTGGGGCTGCGCGTACGGGCGCTTGCTGCCAACCTCAGCGCGCGCGACTTCGCTACGGCCGAGCGGCTGCTGGAGGACGGCTTGCTGTTCTTCCCCGGGCAGCAGGCGCTGGCGATGCTCGGGGCCGAACTGCGACTGCACCAGCTGCGCCTTGAAGAGGCCCGTGATCTGCTGGAAGGCGTTGGTGGCGGGGCCGCGCTGCGCGACCTGCTCCAGGCACTGGAGTCGGGCAGTGAACCGGCCGTGCAGCTTCCGGCCACCGGCTCCCTGCGCACCGGCGCGGACGCCGAGGATCGCAGCCCGCTTGAGTGGCTGCTTCGCGGCGATGCGCTGGAACGACAGGGCCAGGACGCGGCCGCCGTGCGATCGTGGCGACGCGCTCTGGAGGGCGCGCCGGACAGTCCCCTGTTGCTGTCGCGCCTGCAGTGA
- a CDS encoding SDR family oxidoreductase: MNRCVLITGASRGIGAAAARAFAEAGDRVALVYRSGADEAAEVQASLAGTGHLLVMGDVATEAERIVHQAARGLGGLDVLVNNAAVRGHHPIARTDFADWQADWKRILAVNLLGPADLCFQAARQMRNGGAIVNVSSRGAFRGEPDMPAYGASKAALNSLTQSLALALGSQGIRVSAVAPGFVQTEGTAERLAGPEGDGIRAQSPLGRVATAEEVAEAIVYLAGAEMATGTILDLNGGSYMR; the protein is encoded by the coding sequence ATGAATCGCTGTGTACTGATCACGGGCGCCTCCCGCGGGATCGGGGCTGCGGCAGCCCGCGCGTTTGCCGAAGCGGGCGACCGCGTCGCGCTTGTTTATCGTTCGGGGGCCGACGAGGCGGCTGAAGTGCAGGCCTCCCTGGCCGGAACCGGACACCTGCTGGTCATGGGGGACGTCGCCACAGAGGCGGAGCGCATAGTGCATCAGGCCGCGCGAGGACTCGGCGGGCTGGACGTGCTGGTCAACAATGCGGCCGTGCGGGGGCACCATCCCATCGCCCGGACGGATTTTGCGGACTGGCAGGCCGACTGGAAGCGCATTCTGGCCGTAAACCTGCTGGGGCCGGCGGACCTGTGTTTTCAGGCGGCGCGGCAGATGCGGAATGGCGGGGCGATTGTCAACGTGTCCTCACGCGGGGCCTTTCGCGGCGAGCCGGACATGCCGGCGTATGGGGCCTCGAAGGCAGCGCTGAATTCCCTGACGCAGTCCCTGGCGCTGGCGCTGGGTTCGCAGGGCATTCGCGTAAGCGCCGTCGCGCCCGGTTTTGTGCAGACCGAAGGCACGGCGGAACGACTGGCAGGGCCGGAGGGCGATGGGATCCGCGCCCAGTCGCCGCTCGGCAGGGTGGCCACCGCGGAGGAGGTGGCGGAGGCCATTGTCTATCTGGCCGGCGCGGAGATGGCGACGGGGACCATTCTGGATCTGAACGGCGGGAGCTACATGCGCTAG
- a CDS encoding helix-turn-helix domain-containing protein, translating into MAEAVYILQAIDEQIAQVEGGPELAVALGVSYDDARRTVKRDTGESLGSHIEKRRVDLMKRLLRTTTLQCGEIAQVVGYRRVETAFRAFKRRCGMTMSEYRSVIIRGRF; encoded by the coding sequence ATGGCAGAAGCAGTGTACATCCTACAGGCAATCGACGAGCAAATCGCCCAGGTGGAGGGTGGACCCGAACTGGCCGTCGCGCTTGGCGTCTCCTACGATGACGCTCGGAGGACCGTGAAGCGGGATACCGGCGAGTCTCTAGGCTCGCATATTGAGAAACGCAGGGTCGATCTGATGAAACGATTGCTTCGCACAACCACGCTGCAATGCGGAGAAATCGCGCAGGTTGTCGGATATAGGCGAGTAGAGACGGCCTTTCGGGCGTTCAAGAGGAGGTGTGGAATGACAATGTCCGAGTACCGATCTGTCATCATCCGCGGGAGATTCTGA